The Parabacteroides sp. AD58 genome includes a window with the following:
- a CDS encoding M1 family metallopeptidase, with product MRWIGNIFLALIMMSCQSGDDVLNVLAKSGVSKELAVFRSEKYLNVSYNLSFHIPENKKEPVTGVANILWDQGEKLPLIIDFRGDSSQIISVMLNREPVDYSVKNEHIIVPSSSSWSGKNMVSIVFRSSDQSLNRRDDFLYTLLVPDRARTLFPCFDQPDIKAHYSLELTVPESWRAVANGKIEKIDSLSHPGKHIITFQETEPLPTYLFSFVAGKLEKETFSRGNRDISIYHRETDPARQKQCPEIARQVLDALDWMEAYTGVPYPFAKYDLVILPGFQYGGMEHTGATLYNDQSMFLNEEPTLDEQLRRSTLIAHETAHMWFGDYVTMQWFNDVWTKEVFANYFAARMVEPVYPTINHRLNFIRSYIPAAYAEDRTDGATPIQQDLDNLRNAGLVYSNIVYDKSPVVLEMLIQRMGADAFQKGIHDYLMTYGYANATWDQLIAILSKYTERDLIHWSQVWVKEPGMPVLQAYVSGDSLHVEESDPRDRGFVWPQQLKYRICEEGTTEDVMVEIGDTDRIQSVKLTHTYEKPSILPNIDGRGYGYFRLGSTDSEAAFASLDTTNDDVLKGSLLITLYENLQQGTLDADYFLKSLLTYLKQEKNDLLYSSALGYVGNAAHFLSETPSWLETGLWQLVAEGKTQGRRLQAFRQYMNLAESKEATDRLYLLWKNKDKRAGLPLSERDEINLSYQLAIRLPEKADEIVEEQLKRISNPDRQTEYRFISPSVSPRKEVRDSVFDALLIADNRRIEPWASAALSLLNHRLREKESVEYIRPALDVLQEVQRTGDIFFPTSWLRSLLGAHSSLQARDEVEAFYAEYPDYPEMLLNKVRQQADHLYRQHPNE from the coding sequence ATGAGATGGATAGGAAATATATTTTTGGCGCTTATAATGATGTCGTGCCAATCAGGTGACGATGTCTTGAATGTATTGGCTAAATCGGGAGTGAGTAAAGAGCTGGCAGTGTTCCGATCAGAAAAATATTTGAATGTTTCATATAATTTGTCGTTTCATATACCTGAAAATAAGAAGGAACCTGTTACGGGAGTGGCCAATATTTTATGGGATCAAGGAGAAAAGTTACCTTTGATTATTGACTTTCGTGGCGATTCTTCCCAAATCATTTCCGTGATGCTAAATCGGGAACCTGTTGATTACAGTGTAAAGAACGAACATATCATTGTGCCCTCATCCAGTTCCTGGTCCGGGAAAAATATGGTTTCGATAGTATTTCGTTCCTCTGATCAGTCGTTAAACCGAAGAGATGATTTTTTATATACATTGCTGGTTCCTGATCGTGCGCGGACATTATTCCCTTGTTTCGACCAACCTGATATTAAAGCACATTATTCGTTGGAATTAACTGTTCCTGAATCATGGAGAGCTGTTGCCAATGGTAAAATTGAAAAGATAGATTCGTTGTCTCACCCGGGGAAACATATCATAACATTTCAGGAAACTGAGCCGTTGCCTACCTATTTATTCTCATTTGTTGCCGGGAAGCTTGAGAAAGAAACTTTCTCAAGAGGAAATCGGGATATCTCAATTTATCATAGGGAAACTGATCCTGCCCGTCAGAAGCAATGTCCGGAGATAGCCCGTCAAGTATTGGATGCATTAGACTGGATGGAAGCGTATACAGGTGTTCCTTATCCGTTTGCCAAATATGATCTGGTCATTCTTCCGGGATTCCAGTATGGCGGCATGGAACATACGGGAGCAACTTTATATAATGATCAAAGCATGTTCCTGAATGAGGAGCCAACATTAGATGAACAATTGAGGCGGAGTACTTTGATTGCCCACGAAACGGCCCATATGTGGTTTGGTGATTATGTTACGATGCAATGGTTTAATGATGTCTGGACGAAAGAAGTCTTTGCCAATTATTTTGCCGCAAGGATGGTAGAACCTGTTTATCCAACCATAAATCATCGGTTAAATTTTATTCGTAGTTATATACCGGCAGCTTATGCGGAAGACCGGACTGACGGAGCAACTCCAATTCAACAAGATTTGGATAATTTGAGAAATGCAGGTCTGGTATATAGTAATATTGTATATGATAAATCTCCGGTAGTTCTGGAAATGCTGATTCAGCGGATGGGAGCTGACGCTTTCCAGAAAGGAATTCATGACTATTTGATGACTTATGGTTATGCTAATGCAACTTGGGATCAGTTAATTGCCATATTAAGCAAATACACTGAACGGGACCTGATTCATTGGAGTCAGGTCTGGGTGAAAGAACCGGGAATGCCAGTCTTGCAAGCTTATGTAAGTGGTGACAGTCTGCATGTGGAAGAATCAGATCCAAGGGATAGGGGATTTGTTTGGCCCCAGCAGTTGAAGTATCGCATCTGTGAAGAAGGTACAACAGAAGATGTGATGGTGGAAATAGGAGATACAGATCGCATTCAGTCGGTTAAGTTAACGCATACATATGAAAAGCCGTCGATTCTGCCGAATATTGACGGGCGGGGATATGGTTATTTCCGTCTTGGAAGCACAGATAGCGAAGCAGCATTTGCCAGTTTAGATACAACAAATGATGATGTACTGAAAGGTTCTTTGCTTATTACCTTATATGAAAATTTACAGCAAGGAACTTTGGATGCAGATTATTTTCTGAAATCTTTGTTGACTTATCTTAAACAGGAAAAGAATGATTTGTTGTATTCTTCAGCATTAGGATATGTAGGAAATGCGGCACATTTTCTTTCAGAGACTCCTTCTTGGCTCGAAACCGGTTTATGGCAACTGGTAGCTGAAGGGAAAACTCAGGGACGTCGCTTACAGGCTTTCCGCCAATATATGAATCTGGCAGAATCAAAGGAGGCGACAGACCGTCTGTATCTTTTATGGAAGAACAAAGATAAAAGAGCCGGTTTACCTTTAAGCGAACGGGATGAAATCAACCTGTCATATCAGCTGGCAATCCGTTTGCCAGAAAAGGCGGATGAAATTGTGGAAGAGCAATTAAAGCGTATCTCAAATCCGGACAGACAGACAGAATACCGTTTTATCTCTCCGTCGGTTTCACCCCGGAAGGAAGTTCGTGACAGTGTATTTGACGCATTGCTTATAGCTGATAACCGTCGGATTGAGCCGTGGGCTTCTGCTGCCTTGTCATTATTGAACCATCGGTTAAGAGAAAAAGAGTCGGTAGAATACATCCGTCCGGCTTTGGACGTCTTGCAAGAAGTACAACGGACAGGCGATATCTTTTTCCCGACGTCGTGGTTACGGTCTTTGTTAGGTGCCCATTCATCCCTTCAGGCCCGGGATGAGGTTGAAGCCTTTTATGCGGAATATCCGGATTATCCTGAGATGTTGTTGAATAAAGTACGTCAGCAGGCAGATCATTTATATAGACAACACCCAAATGAATAA
- a CDS encoding DEAD/DEAH box helicase gives MSDQDKISEALQRLGIASLNDMQRSVLEAGTKKDLVLLSPTGSGKTLAFLLPLLPILTPEEKTQVMVIAPSRELALQIESVFRSLGTGLKVTCCYGGHPFQVEKRSLEHPPVLLVGTPGRILDHIEKGNLSLQSVHTVILDEFDKSLELKFVPEMKKIMARLPQVRRKVLTSATEAIEIPEFIHLHQPIRISYLTATKSLKGLKLYQVRSPQKDKLMCFYGLLGELDGESALVFCNHRESVERVGQFLAQKQVDCVCFHGGMEQADREQQLALFRNRTASVLISTDLAARGLDIPEVKHVIHYHLPLNEEAFVHRNGRTARMHAEGAAYLLLNEAETVPEYVSPEPEEFFLPEKPRRPKASEWTTLTIHRGKRDKLSKKDIAGFLYQKGQINREDVGVIEVFESCALVAVKKNCKKELLSRIREEKIKNIKAKFS, from the coding sequence ATGTCAGATCAAGATAAGATATCAGAAGCTCTTCAGAGGTTAGGCATTGCATCGCTGAACGATATGCAACGGTCGGTGTTGGAGGCTGGTACAAAAAAAGACTTGGTTTTGCTCAGTCCGACCGGATCGGGTAAGACCTTGGCCTTTTTGCTGCCATTATTACCGATATTAACACCAGAAGAGAAAACGCAAGTGATGGTGATTGCTCCTTCTCGGGAGCTGGCCTTACAGATAGAATCTGTGTTCCGTTCGTTGGGAACAGGATTAAAAGTAACCTGCTGTTATGGCGGGCATCCTTTCCAGGTAGAGAAACGGAGTCTGGAGCATCCGCCTGTATTATTAGTAGGAACACCGGGACGTATTCTGGATCATATAGAGAAAGGAAATCTGTCTTTACAGTCGGTACACACGGTTATTTTGGATGAGTTCGACAAGTCGTTGGAGTTGAAGTTTGTTCCAGAGATGAAAAAGATCATGGCCCGTTTGCCACAGGTAAGACGTAAGGTTTTGACTTCGGCAACGGAAGCGATCGAAATACCGGAATTTATCCATTTGCATCAGCCGATACGGATTTCTTATCTGACTGCTACGAAATCATTGAAAGGTCTGAAATTATATCAGGTTCGGTCTCCTCAGAAGGACAAACTGATGTGTTTTTATGGACTGTTGGGAGAATTGGATGGAGAATCAGCTTTAGTATTCTGTAATCATCGGGAGTCTGTTGAGCGGGTAGGACAATTTCTGGCCCAAAAACAAGTAGACTGTGTCTGCTTCCATGGTGGAATGGAACAGGCAGACCGCGAACAGCAGTTGGCTCTTTTCCGTAATCGGACTGCCTCTGTCTTGATATCAACGGATTTGGCAGCCCGGGGATTGGATATCCCGGAAGTGAAGCATGTGATCCATTATCATCTGCCACTGAATGAAGAGGCTTTTGTGCATCGTAACGGGCGAACAGCGCGTATGCATGCCGAAGGTGCCGCTTATTTGTTATTGAATGAAGCTGAAACTGTGCCGGAATATGTTTCACCGGAACCGGAAGAGTTCTTTTTACCCGAAAAGCCTCGTCGGCCAAAGGCTTCTGAATGGACTACACTGACTATTCATCGGGGAAAACGGGATAAGTTAAGCAAGAAAGACATTGCCGGTTTCTTGTACCAGAAAGGACAGATTAACCGAGAAGACGTGGGTGTGATCGAAGTCTTTGAATCATGCGCATTGGTCGCTGTCAAGAAAAATTGTAAAAAGGAATTACTTTCCCGGATTCGGGAAGAGAAAATAAAGAATATCAAAGCTAAATTTTCATAA
- a CDS encoding OmpA family protein: MKSVKVLSALLLSFALIFSSCGTWNNTQKGAAIGVGGGAAVGAGVGALAGNTALGTVIGAAVGGTAGALIGKKMDKQKKELEATLPEETTVETINEGEALKVTFDSGILFATNSSTLSDASKSALRNLATSLNQNPDTDIKIVGHTDNTGNVDYNQTLSEKRAKSVFDYLMVDQGVSSKRMTYEGKGIHEPVADNSTVEGRALNRRVEILILPSQQMIEDAQNGTLK; the protein is encoded by the coding sequence ATGAAAAGTGTGAAAGTGTTGTCAGCATTGCTTCTTTCTTTTGCATTGATTTTTTCAAGTTGTGGCACTTGGAATAATACGCAGAAAGGAGCTGCCATAGGTGTTGGTGGTGGAGCTGCCGTTGGTGCAGGTGTTGGTGCGTTGGCTGGTAATACGGCATTAGGCACAGTTATCGGTGCTGCAGTTGGTGGTACTGCCGGTGCCTTGATAGGAAAGAAAATGGATAAGCAGAAGAAGGAACTCGAAGCTACTTTGCCTGAGGAAACAACCGTAGAAACAATTAATGAAGGAGAAGCCTTGAAGGTGACATTCGATTCGGGTATTCTGTTTGCAACTAATTCAAGTACTTTGAGCGATGCTTCAAAGAGTGCATTGCGTAATCTGGCGACCAGTTTGAATCAGAATCCGGATACGGATATTAAGATTGTCGGCCATACGGATAATACAGGTAATGTTGATTATAATCAAACCTTGTCAGAAAAAAGAGCAAAAAGTGTGTTTGATTATTTGATGGTTGATCAAGGTGTCAGCAGTAAGCGCATGACGTATGAAGGAAAAGGTATTCACGAGCCGGTGGCTGATAATTCAACCGTCGAAGGCCGTGCGTTGAACCGTCGTGTTGAAATTCTGATTTTGCCAAGTCAGCAGATGATAGAGGATGCACAAAATGGTACTTTGAAATAA
- a CDS encoding amidohydrolase, which yields MIHRILIKQAELNQQKVDILIEKNLISQIGKDLVAEDAEVIDAKGMAVIPGLVNGHTHAAMTLFRGFADDMKLMPWLEQKIWPNEAKMTREDVYWGAKLACLEMIKSGTTTFLDMYQKFRGTADAVEEMGIRGYLSAVCFDRFDPALTEKGKKECEKLYSVVDEYGSRIQYALGPHAIYTVSGELLQWIHSFANDHRCLIHLHLAETEEEVNNSIRQFGFSPVRYLYKLGVLSPRLVIAHGVYVDKDEIRMLSDYGVKVIHNPASNMKLASGICFQFAEMKEAGVKVGLGTDGCSSSNNLDMIEAMKQAALLGKAWRKDPEVLTASEMLEAATCTGADILGLKAGRIEAGYLADLCLIDLQSPAFTPNFNFVSNLVYAANGSCVDTVICNGKVLMRHKQVPGEAEILEQAARCAYNLVKR from the coding sequence ATGATTCATCGGATATTGATTAAACAGGCAGAATTGAACCAACAAAAGGTTGACATTCTGATAGAAAAGAATCTGATCAGCCAAATTGGTAAAGACCTGGTTGCAGAGGATGCTGAAGTGATTGATGCGAAGGGCATGGCAGTTATTCCCGGATTAGTGAACGGACATACGCATGCTGCTATGACTCTGTTCAGAGGGTTTGCTGATGATATGAAGTTAATGCCTTGGCTGGAACAGAAAATTTGGCCCAACGAAGCGAAGATGACACGCGAGGACGTGTATTGGGGCGCCAAATTGGCTTGCTTAGAAATGATTAAGTCCGGGACAACTACGTTTCTGGACATGTATCAGAAATTCCGGGGAACAGCGGATGCCGTTGAAGAAATGGGAATCCGAGGATATTTATCGGCAGTTTGTTTTGACCGTTTTGATCCAGCGCTCACCGAGAAAGGCAAAAAAGAATGTGAGAAGTTATATTCGGTTGTAGATGAATATGGTTCGAGAATTCAGTATGCATTAGGTCCTCATGCAATTTATACGGTTTCAGGAGAGCTGCTGCAATGGATTCATTCATTTGCCAACGATCATAGATGTTTAATACATTTGCACTTGGCGGAAACAGAAGAAGAGGTGAACAATTCTATTCGTCAGTTTGGCTTTTCACCGGTTCGTTATCTGTATAAGCTTGGCGTATTATCACCGCGTTTGGTTATAGCGCATGGTGTATATGTTGATAAAGACGAAATCCGGATGCTGTCTGATTATGGAGTAAAGGTTATTCATAATCCGGCCTCAAATATGAAGTTGGCTTCGGGTATCTGCTTTCAGTTCGCTGAAATGAAAGAGGCCGGTGTAAAAGTAGGACTTGGTACGGACGGCTGTTCATCCAGCAATAATCTGGATATGATCGAAGCCATGAAACAGGCTGCTTTGTTGGGAAAAGCCTGGCGGAAAGATCCGGAAGTATTGACTGCGTCAGAAATGCTGGAGGCAGCTACTTGTACGGGAGCAGACATTTTAGGTCTGAAAGCTGGTCGGATTGAAGCGGGATATCTGGCAGATCTCTGTTTGATTGACTTGCAGAGTCCGGCATTTACCCCGAATTTCAACTTTGTTTCCAATTTGGTGTATGCAGCCAATGGAAGTTGTGTTGATACGGTTATCTGCAATGGTAAAGTATTGATGCGTCATAAGCAAGTACCGGGTGAAGCAGAAATATTGGAACAGGCCGCTCGGTGCGCCTATAATTTAGTAAAACGATAA
- a CDS encoding DUF4268 domain-containing protein, with protein MYSKDELKSLKKEFWESFASYCEVQPYLRRRRKMWVLYNTKVKGVELKFDATRDGAFVILEVNHRQEDQRLEMYEKLTWYRDNLEKDFPEGLIWDICFVRETGQQVARIYTKKTGIDFHRREDWGDFFSFMAKQMYLLERNFMKIAEYIRE; from the coding sequence ATGTACAGTAAAGATGAACTAAAAAGTTTAAAGAAAGAGTTTTGGGAAAGTTTTGCTTCCTATTGTGAAGTTCAGCCTTATTTACGCCGGCGTCGTAAGATGTGGGTTTTATATAATACAAAAGTAAAAGGGGTTGAGTTGAAGTTTGATGCAACTCGGGATGGTGCTTTTGTCATATTGGAAGTTAACCATCGGCAGGAAGATCAGCGCCTGGAAATGTATGAGAAATTGACATGGTATAGAGATAATTTGGAAAAGGATTTTCCAGAAGGTCTGATTTGGGATATATGTTTTGTTCGTGAAACCGGTCAACAGGTTGCTCGTATCTATACCAAAAAGACGGGTATAGATTTTCACAGACGTGAAGATTGGGGCGATTTTTTCTCATTTATGGCTAAACAAATGTATTTGTTGGAACGTAATTTCATGAAGATTGCAGAATATATACGTGAATAG
- a CDS encoding purine nucleoside phosphorylase I, inosine and guanosine-specific: protein MKETRDLYAETASFLAACISGKPETAVILGSGLGSLADAIEEPTIIPYHQIPHFMRSTASGHKGNFICGKLGGKSILAMQGRFHYYEGYTMEQVTFPIRVMKLLGIKNLFVSNAAGGINTSFKVGDLMIIRDHINMMPNPLIGPNKEEFGTRFPDMTRAYDREFIRLMEEIAAEKQIALKKGVYVGLTGPSYETPAEYAFYGKAGGDAIGMSTVPEVIVARHCGIRVFGMSVITNEGYHFADDFVNDANDVIEAANRAAERMTTLFSELIARI from the coding sequence ATGAAAGAAACAAGAGATTTGTATGCTGAAACAGCGTCTTTCTTAGCCGCTTGTATATCCGGCAAGCCGGAAACAGCTGTAATTTTAGGTAGTGGACTAGGTTCATTGGCTGATGCCATCGAAGAGCCTACAATAATTCCCTATCACCAGATTCCGCATTTTATGCGTTCAACAGCTTCGGGTCATAAAGGGAATTTTATCTGTGGCAAGTTAGGTGGTAAATCAATATTGGCCATGCAGGGACGTTTCCATTATTACGAAGGTTATACGATGGAACAAGTGACGTTTCCTATCCGCGTAATGAAACTTTTAGGTATCAAGAACCTCTTTGTCTCAAATGCGGCCGGAGGAATCAACACGAGTTTCAAGGTTGGTGATCTGATGATTATTCGTGATCATATCAATATGATGCCCAATCCGTTAATTGGTCCGAACAAAGAGGAATTTGGTACGCGTTTCCCTGACATGACACGGGCATACGACCGGGAGTTTATCCGTCTGATGGAAGAAATTGCCGCAGAGAAACAGATCGCATTAAAGAAAGGTGTTTATGTTGGTCTGACTGGTCCGTCGTATGAAACACCTGCCGAATATGCTTTCTATGGAAAAGCCGGTGGCGATGCTATTGGAATGAGTACGGTTCCTGAAGTCATCGTAGCGCGTCATTGTGGTATCCGGGTGTTTGGTATGTCGGTCATTACCAATGAAGGTTATCATTTTGCCGATGATTTTGTGAACGATGCTAATGATGTGATTGAGGCTGCCAATCGGGCTGCTGAACGAATGACAACTTTGTTCTCCGAACTAATTGCTCGTATCTGA